The following proteins are encoded in a genomic region of Cryptomeria japonica chromosome 11, Sugi_1.0, whole genome shotgun sequence:
- the LOC131063151 gene encoding uncharacterized protein LOC131063151, whose product MLSLSIRGITKSTTSSFSKLIPNLRTPNSILPLTLKFPQNKEYTYHTHLGVLRGSKCIFQIHLSLPKYSYNPTKLLISAKPQNYSMSTATLLEDHASSPAPIYVNAKQLGSASALALWLRTRMPSAAFSSWGIEPGTKNVTNLWVELQEGEITLEDSYPPKRTVNVASVNLRNANGRFLMESYQEMNDGTIRVRNRPLSEKMKAGETVEEGCLRGIFEELGPVLGASERVNLVMGSYEKQVEERVSMSYPGLMTCYVVHSVEAVITGLPDNDFCTDEDEDGRMNGADTCSKERAIGVKRHFWKWVSEKGK is encoded by the coding sequence ATGTTATCATTGAGCATCAGAGGCATTACAAAATCCACAACTTCAAGTTTCTCAAAACTGATTCCTAATCTCAGAACACCCAATTCAATCCTTCCACTAACCTTAAAGTTTCCCCAGAACAAGGAATATACATATCATACCCATTTAGGAGTACTCAGAGGATCCAAATGTATATTTCAAATCCATTTAAGTTTACCCAAATACTCATATAATCCCACAAAGCTACTTATCTCTGCAAAACCCCAGAATTACTCGATGTCTACTGCAACCCTTCTCGAAGACCATGCGTCTTCACCGGCACCCATATATGTAAATGCTAAACAATTAGGCTCTGCGAGTGCCCTAGCTTTGTGGTTAAGAACCCGAATGCCTTCAGCTGCATTTAGCTCGTGGGGAATCGAACCGGGGACCAAGAATGTTACAAATCTCTGGGTGGAATTGCAGGAGGGCGAGATAACTCTCGAAGATTCTTACCCTCCAAAACGCACTGTTAATGTTGCAAGCGTCAACTTAAGGAATGCCAATGGTAGATTCTTAATGGAGTCATACCAAGAAATGAATGATGGGACCATCAGGGTTCGAAACCGACCACTTTCTGAAAAAATGAAGGCAGGGGAAACTGTGGAGGAGGGTTGTTTGAGGGGTATATTTGAAGAATTGGGTCCTGTTTTGGGGGCATCTGAGAGGGTTAATTTGGTGATGGGTTCTTATGAGAAGCAGGTGGAAGAGAGGGTTTCTATGTCATATCCTGGCTTGATGACGTGCTATGTTGTGCATTCTGTGGAGGCTGTCATAACTGGGTTGCCTGATAATGATTTTTGTACCGACGAAGACGAAGATGGAAGGATGAATGGCGCTGATACATGCTCTAAAGAAAGGGCCATTGGTGTGAAGAGACATTTCTGGAAGTGGGTGTccgagaagggaaaatga